From the genome of Salmonella enterica subsp. houtenae serovar Houten:
TGCGAGATGTCCGCGCAGGCCTATTTGCCGCACATGCTGCGAGATAAAAAAGTGTTAGCAGGGGAGCTACGTTTAGTGCTTCCGCTGGCCATAGGGAAAAGTGAAGTACGCGGCGGAGTGTCGCACGAAGTCGTTCTTAGCGCGATTGCTGACTGTCAGCAGGCGTAACAACAAGAAAGGTCAGACTGATATTGCATAGATGTCAGTTTTTTAGCTTCAGGTTATGTGCAATGTCGTAAGCATTAACCTTTGAGTGGGGTGTTAAATGGATGAATTCAAACCAGAAGACGAGCTGAAACCCGATCCCAGCGATCGTCGTACTGGTCGTTCTCGTCAATCTTCAGAACGCGATAATGAGCCGCAGATCAACTTTGATGACGTTGATCTGGACGCCGACGATCGCCGTCCGACGCGTGCGCGTAAAGCGCGTAGTGAAGAACCTGAAGTCGAAGAAGAATACGAATCCGATGAAGACGATACGGTGGACGAGGAGCGTGTAGAACGCCGTCCACGTAAGCGTAAAAAAGCGGCCCATAAGCCAGCCTCTCGTCAGTACATGATGATGGGCGTTGGCGTACTGGTGCTGCTGCTGTTGATTATCGGTATCGGCTCCGCGCTGAAAGCCCCCTCAACGTCTTCCAGCGAGCCGTCGGCCTCTGGCGAAAAGAGTATCGATCTCTCCGGTAACGCCGCCGATCAGGCGAATGCGACCCAGCCAGCACCAGGCTCGACCTCCGCAGAACAAACCGCGGGCAATACGTCGCAGGACATTTCTTTGCCGCCGATTTCTTCAACGCCGACGCAGGGACAGTCGCCTGTGGTCGCTGACGGCCAGCAGCGCATAGAGGTGCAGGGCGATCTGAATAATGCGCTGACGCAGAATCCAGAGCAGATGAACAATGTTGCGGTGAACTCTACGTTGCCGACGGAGCCTGCAACCGTTGCGCCAGTTCGCAATGGTAGCGCGACGCGTCAGGCGGCGGTTAGCGAACCTGTCGAGCGTCATACCACGCGTCCGGAACGTAAACAGGCCGTCATTGAACCTAAGAAACCGCAGACAACGGCGAAAACCACGACTGCGGAGCCGAAGAAGCCGGTCGCGCCAGTGAAACGCCCGGAACCGGCAGCGCCAGCCGCGACGCCGAAAGCGACCACTACGACAACTGCGCCGAAAGCGACGGCAAGTGCCGCGCCGGTACAAACCGCGAAGCCAGCGCAAACTTCGACGACGCCTGTCGCGGGCGGCGGGAAAAGCGCCGGCAACGTTGGCGCGTTAAAGAGCGCGCCATCCAGCCACTACACATTGCAGCTCAGTAGTTCTTCAAATTACGACAACCTGAACGGTTGGGCGAAGAAAGAGAACCTGAAAAATTATGTGGTATACGAGACGACGCGTAACGGGCAACCGTGGTATGTGCTGGTAACGGGGATGTATGCTTCGAAAGAAGATGCTAAACGTGCGGTGTCCACCTTACCTGCCGATGTGCAGGCGAAAAACCCGTGGGCAAAACCGTTGCATCAGGTTCAGGCCGATCTGAAATAATCCAGGCTGTGTCCTGCAATTGCCTGTGAGTGTCGCTGACAACTATTCTTGTTCAGGACAGGCGCGAGGGGCGCATTTGCTACCGCCAAATGCGCCGCAAAGCAACGCGGCACAGCCTAAAGCGCAGGATGCTGTCGGAGCTTTCTCCACAGCCGGAGAAGGTGTAATTAGTTAGTCAGCATGAAAAAAAATCGCGCTTTTTTGAAGTGGGCAGGGGGAAAATACCCTCTGCTTGATGATATCAAACGACATTTGCCAAAAGGCGAATGCCTGGTTGAACCGTTTGTGGGTGCCGGATCGGTGTTTCTTAACACCGACTTTTCTCGTTATATCCTCGCCGATATCAATAGCGACCTTATTAGCCTCTATAACATCGTGAAGTTACGTACCGACGAGTACGTACAGGCTTCGCGCGAGCTGTTTATGCCTGAAACCAACCAGGCTGAGGTCTATTACCAGCTTCGCGAAGAGTTCAACACCTGCCTGGACCCCTTTCGTCGGGCAGTACTGTTTTTATATCTGAATCGCTACGGTTATAACGGACTCTGTCGCTATAACTTACGCGGAGAATTTAATGTACCGTTTGGTCGTTATAAAAAGCCTTACTTCCCGGAAGCGGAGTTATACCACTTTGCAGAAAAGGCGCAGAATGCGTTCTTTTACTGCGAATCATACGCAGACAGCATGGCGCGCGCGGATAAGTCGTCAGTGGTCTATTGCGATCCGCCTTATGCGCCGTTGTCCGCCACGGCTAACTTCACGGCGTATCACACCAATAGTTTTAGCCTGACGCAACAAGCGCATCTGGCGGAAATCGCTGAGAATCTGGTCAACAATCGCATACCGGTGCTCATTTCCAACCATGATACGGCGCTAACGCGCGAGTGGTACCAACTTGCAAAATTGCATGTCGTCAAAGTTCGACGCAGTATAAGCAGCAACGGCGGCACACGTAAAAAGGTGGACGAACTGCTGGCACTGTACCAACCAGGAGCCGTAACGCCTGCGAAAAAATAATTCTCAAGGAGAAGCGGATGAAACAGTATTTGATTGCCCCCTCAATTCTGTCGGCTGATTTTGCTCGTCTGGGCGAAGACACCGCAAAAGCGCTGGCTGCCGGCGCTGATGTCGTACACTTTGACGTCATGGATAACCATTATGTGCCAAACCTGACTATCGGCCCGATGGTGCTGAAATCCCTGCGTCAATACGGTATTACCGCGCCGATTGATGTCCATCTGATGGTCAAGCCGGTCGACCGTATCGTGCCCGACTTTGCCGCCGCTGGCGCAAGTATCATTACCTTTCACCCGGAAGCCTCCGAGCATGTTGATCGCACGCTACAGCTAATCAAAGAGCACGGCTGTAAAGCGGGGCTGGTATTTAACCCGGCAACGCCGCTCAGCTATCTTGATTACGTCATGGACAAACTGGATGTGATCCTGCTGATGTCCGTGAACCCGGGCTTCGGCGGTCAGTCTTTTATTCCGCAGACGCTGGATAAGCTGCGCGAAGTGCGTCGCCGTATTGATGCGTCCGGTTACGACATTCGCCTGGAGGTGGACGGCGGCGTGAAGGTGAACAATATCGGCGAGATCGCCGCAGCAGGCGCGGACATGTTTGTTGCAGGGTCGGCAATTTTCGATAAGCCCGACTACAAAAAAGTGATTGATGAAATGCGCAGTGAACTGGCAAAGGTAAGTCATGGATAAGTTGCAGAATATTCGGGGCGTCGCCTTTGATCTTGACGGTACGCTGGTGGATAGTGCGCCGGGTCTTGCCGCAGCGGTGGATATGGCGCTGTATGCGCTGGAACTGCCGGTCGCGGGCGAGGAGCGCGTGATTACCTGGATTGGTAACGGCGCAGATGTCTTGATGGAACGTGCGCTGGCCTGGGCTCGCGAGGAGCGCGCCGCGCTGCGTAAGACGATGGGTAAACCGCCCGTTGATGAAGAGATTCCTGCCGAGGAACAGGTACGCATTCTGCGTAAACTGTTCGACAGGTACTATGGCGATGCGGCGGAAGAGGGCACCTTTTTATTTCCGCATGTCGCCGACACGCTGGGCGCGCTGCACGCCAGC
Proteins encoded in this window:
- the damX gene encoding DamX protein; amino-acid sequence: MDEFKPEDELKPDPSDRRTGRSRQSSERDNEPQINFDDVDLDADDRRPTRARKARSEEPEVEEEYESDEDDTVDEERVERRPRKRKKAAHKPASRQYMMMGVGVLVLLLLIIGIGSALKAPSTSSSEPSASGEKSIDLSGNAADQANATQPAPGSTSAEQTAGNTSQDISLPPISSTPTQGQSPVVADGQQRIEVQGDLNNALTQNPEQMNNVAVNSTLPTEPATVAPVRNGSATRQAAVSEPVERHTTRPERKQAVIEPKKPQTTAKTTTAEPKKPVAPVKRPEPAAPAATPKATTTTTAPKATASAAPVQTAKPAQTSTTPVAGGGKSAGNVGALKSAPSSHYTLQLSSSSNYDNLNGWAKKENLKNYVVYETTRNGQPWYVLVTGMYASKEDAKRAVSTLPADVQAKNPWAKPLHQVQADLK
- the dam gene encoding DNA adenine methylase, encoding MKKNRAFLKWAGGKYPLLDDIKRHLPKGECLVEPFVGAGSVFLNTDFSRYILADINSDLISLYNIVKLRTDEYVQASRELFMPETNQAEVYYQLREEFNTCLDPFRRAVLFLYLNRYGYNGLCRYNLRGEFNVPFGRYKKPYFPEAELYHFAEKAQNAFFYCESYADSMARADKSSVVYCDPPYAPLSATANFTAYHTNSFSLTQQAHLAEIAENLVNNRIPVLISNHDTALTREWYQLAKLHVVKVRRSISSNGGTRKKVDELLALYQPGAVTPAKK
- the rpe_1 gene encoding ribulose-phosphate 3-epimerase codes for the protein MKQYLIAPSILSADFARLGEDTAKALAAGADVVHFDVMDNHYVPNLTIGPMVLKSLRQYGITAPIDVHLMVKPVDRIVPDFAAAGASIITFHPEASEHVDRTLQLIKEHGCKAGLVFNPATPLSYLDYVMDKLDVILLMSVNPGFGGQSFIPQTLDKLREVRRRIDASGYDIRLEVDGGVKVNNIGEIAAAGADMFVAGSAIFDKPDYKKVIDEMRSELAKVSHG
- the gph gene encoding phosphoglycolate phosphatase, encoding MDKLQNIRGVAFDLDGTLVDSAPGLAAAVDMALYALELPVAGEERVITWIGNGADVLMERALAWAREERAALRKTMGKPPVDEEIPAEEQVRILRKLFDRYYGDAAEEGTFLFPHVADTLGALHASGLPLGLVTNKPTPFVAPLLKSLDIAKYFSVVIGGDDVQNKKPHPEPLLLVASRLGMTPEQMLFVGDSRNDIQAAKAAGCPSAGLTYGYNYGEAIALSEPDVIYDSFNDLLPALGLPHSDNQEIKND